A section of the Mangifera indica cultivar Alphonso chromosome 12, CATAS_Mindica_2.1, whole genome shotgun sequence genome encodes:
- the LOC123193175 gene encoding patatin-like protein 6, with translation MDGNLLSDIQEPSIDTDKLSYEIFSILESKFLFGYDDQKVWLPKQISSTPLEAKTDTLNTQQSSELNGISSVKNQRGKICILSIDGGGMRGILPGKALAYLEHALKSRSGNPNARIADYFDVAAGTGVGGIFTAMLFATNDNSRPIFKAEDTWQFLANQGKRIYRSSSGSNSGYFITRMFRGGSTSCSASAGMEKAMKEMFIDNGRDLTLRDTLKPVLIPCYDLSSTAPFLFSRADALETESFDFRLWEVCNATSAEPGLFEPVLMRSVDGQTRCVAVDGSLAMSNPTAAAITHVLHNKQEFPFVRGVEDLLVLSLGMGQLLDVSYDYDQVKYWKVKDWSRPMARISGDGLADSVDQAVAMAFSQSTSSGNYVRIQANASNVARCGSNVDTDPSPSNVNMLMGIAEELLKQKNVESVLFGGKRIAEQSNFEKLDWFANELVLEHQRRSCRIAPTVALKQASPKPT, from the exons ATGGATGGTAATCTTTTATCAGACATTCAAGAACCTAGCATCGACACGGATAAGTTGAGCTACGAGATATTTTCAATCTTGGAAAGCAAGTTTCTGTTTGGTTACGACGATCAAAAGGTTTGGCTTCCCAAACAGATATCCTCGACGCCTTTGGAGGCCAAAACCGACACCTTAAACACGCAACAAAGTTCTGAATTAAACGGCATCTCCTCTGTCAAAAACCAGCGAGGAAAAATTTGTATACTCAGCATTGACGGAGGCGGCATGCGTGGCATTCTTCCCGGTAAGGCTTTAGCTTATCTTGAACACGCGCTCAAGTCCAGGTCCGGCAATCCAAACGCCAGAATCGCCGATTATTTCGACGTTGCGGCCGGTACTGGCGTGGGCGGTATCTTCACGGCCATGCTATTCGCCACCAACGACAACAGTCGCCCGATTTTCAAAGCTGAAGACACGTGGCAGTTTCTTGCCAACCAGGGCAAAAGAATTTACCGGTCATCCTCTGGTTCTAATTCTGGATATTTTATTACACGAATGTTTAGAGGCGGTTCAACTTCCTGTTCGGCCTCCGCCGGTATGGAGAAAGCCATGAAAGAGATGTTCATTGATAACGGCCGTGACTTAACTCTAAGGGATACGTTAAAACCGGTTCTCATCCCGTGTTATGATCTTTCCAGTACGGCGCCGTTCTTATTTTCCAGAGCGGACGCGCTCGAAACCGAGAGTTTTGATTTCAGACTTTGGGAAGTATGCAACGCCACGTCGGCTGAACCAGGCTTGTTCGAGCCGGTTTTAATGCGGTCCGTTGATGGCCAGACGAGGTGTGTTGCGGTTGACGGCAGTTTAGCCATGAGCAACCCAACGGCGGCGGCGATCACGCACGTGTTACACAATAAACAAGAGTTTCCATTCGTGCGAGGCGTAGAGGACCTGCTGGTGTTATCATTGGGCATGGGTCAGCTCCTTGATGTTAGTTACGACTATGATCAGGTCAAGTATTGGAAGGTCAAAGATTGGTCTAGACCCATGGCTCGAATTTCTGGTGATGGCTTGGCGGACTCGGTGGACCAGGCTGTGGCCATGGCGTTTAGCCAGTCTACCAGCAGTGGTAATTACGTTCGTATTCAG GCAAATGCGTCTAATGTAGCCCGGTGTGGATCCAATGTTGATACAGACCCTAGTCCCAGCAACGTAAATATGCTGATGGGAATAGCAGAGGAACTGCTGAAGCAGAAAAATGTTGAATCAGTGCTCTTTGGAGGTAAAAGGATTGCTGAGCAAAGCAATTTTGAAAAACTCGATTGGTTCGCCAATGAACTTGTGCTTGAGCATCAGAGGAGGAGTTGCAGAATAGCTCCCACTGTTGCTTTGAAGCAAGCCAGTCCCAAACCCACCTAG
- the LOC123192238 gene encoding chorismate synthase, chloroplastic-like, translated as MAASSIASKQFLVAPRTDGSLGSRLPSDLRQRPSPTVRILFRSTTPKKLEIKAAGSTFGTYFRVTTFGESHGGGVGCTIDGCPPRIPLSEGDMQFDLDRRRPGQSRITTPRKETDTCKIQSGVSEGVTTGTPIHVFVPNTDQRGHDYSEMSVAYRPSHADATYDMKYGVRSIQGGGRSSARETIGRVAAGAVAKKILRQFAGTEILAYVSQAHKVVLPEELIDHEALTLDQIESNIARCPNPEYAEKMIAAIDAVRVRGDSVGGVVTCIVRNAPRGLGSPVFDKLEAELAKAAMSLPATKGFEFGSGFAGTFMTGSEHNDEFYTDEYGNIRTRTNRSGGIQGGISNGEIINMRIAFKPTSTIGRKQNTVTRDKKETELIARGRHDPCVVPRAVPMVEAMVALVLVDQLMAQYAQCYLFPPNSKLQAPFKLPTLEPAEML; from the exons ATGGCTGCTTCTTCCATTGCCTCAAAACAGTTCCTTGTGGCCCCCAGAACTGACGGGTCGTTGGGCTCTCGTCTGCCTTCAGATCTTCGCCAGCGCCCATCTCCTACCGTCCGAATCTTGTTCCGTTCCACTACCCCAAAGAAGCTCG AAATAAAGGCGGCTGGGAGTACATTTGGAACTTATTTTCGTGTTACCACATTTGGAGAATCACATGGAGGTGGTGTTGGTTGTACAATTGATGGATGCCCTCCTCGTATTCCTCTCTCAGAAGGGGACATGCAATTTGATCTCGACAGAAG GAGGCCTGGCCAGAGCCGAATTACAACCCCAAGAAAAGAGACTGATACATGCAAAATTCAGTCTGGTGTTTCTGAAg GGGTGACCACTGGAACACCCATCCATGTATTCGTACCTAACACTGATCAGAGAGGACAT GATTACAGTGAAATGTCAGTGGCTTACAGGCCATCTCATGCAGATGCAACTTATGATATGAAGTACGGTGTCAGATCAATCCAG GGAGGTGGTAGATCTTCTGCAAGAGAAACCATTGGAAGAGTTGCTGCTGGAGCTGttgcaaagaaaattttgaggCAATTCGCTGGAACTGAG ATTCTTGCTTATGTGTCTCAAGCCCATAAGGTTGTGCTTCCAGAGGAGTTGATTGATCATGAGGCTTTGACACTTGATCAG ATAGAGAGTAACATTGCAAGGTGTCCAAATCCTGAATATGCTGAGAAGATGATTGCTGCCATTGATGCTGTCCGAGTGAGAGGGGATTCTGTTGGTGGTGTTGTCACATGCATTGTGAGGAATGCCCCTCGT GGGCTTGGTTCACCAGTTTTTGACAAACTTGAAGCTGAGTTGGCTAAAGCTGCAATGTCATTGCCTGCAACCAAGGGCTTTGAATTTGGCAGTGGATTTGCAG GTACTTTTATGACTGGAAGTGAACATAATGATGAGTTCTATACTGATGAATATGGAAATATCAGGACAAGAACAAATCGCTCTGGTGGGATTCAG GGAGGAATATCTAATGGTGAAATTATAAACATGAGGATAGCTTTCAAGCCAACATCTACGATTGGA AGGAAGCAGAACACAGTGACTAGAGACAAGAAAGAGACCGAACTGATAGCTCGTGGTCGTCATGATCCTTGTGTTGTCCCAAGAG CGGTTCCAATGGTGGAGGCAATGGTAGCACTGGTACTAGTGGACCAATTGATGGCACAATATGCTCAATGTTATCTTTTCCCCCCAAATTCAAAACTACAAGCGCCCTTCAAATTGCCGACACTTGAGCCAGCCGAGATGCTTTAA